Genomic segment of uncultured Tolumonas sp.:
AAACATTAATATCGCCATTCAATTCGGCCAGATTCTGGTTCAGGGCTTCTACCTGACGTGCGCTGTCAAAACTCATGATTACTCCTTGCCTGCCTTACGGCCTGTGGGACGGAAGGCTCCGCTTCCTGCATCGACCAAACAAAACAGATGTTTGGACGTCTAAATGTCTATACATCTTATTTGAACTGTTCAGAATGTCAACATCTCACCTTAAGCATATCTGACATTCTGTTGTCCGTCGTTATTCTGCCGCTGACATGGTTTGCAGCATGGCACCTAAACCACTGTAACGTTCGGTCTGTTTCCGTACCATCAGGGCCAGCACTTCCGGTGTGGCAAACAGATCCAGCTGTTCACGGGCGCGCGTGATGCCGGTGTAGAGCAATTCGCGTGTCAGCAACGGGTTCACGTCGGGCGGCAGCAGCAGCAGGGTGTGAGTAAACTCTGAGCCTTGCGATTTGTGCACCGTCATTGCCCACGCCGTGTCATGGGCTGGCAAACGGCTGGGCAGAAAGCCGTGCGCTTTGCCATCAGGCAACACAAACCAGACCCGCAGCCGTTCGCCGTCGCTGGCGGCAATGCCGATATCGCCGTTATACAGGTTCAGCCCATAGTCGTTTTCGGTGATCATCACCGGCCGCCCAGCAAACCACTCGCCGCTCATCTGCAATTTAGCCTGCGCTTGCAAACGCTGGCCGATGGCCTGATTCATGCCGTTAATGCCCCACGGCCCATCGTGTAACGCACACAACAGCCGGATCTGGTTGAACGCCTTCAACAAATCAATCGCATTATCAGATGTAACGGGCGCAGCGAGCAGTGCCAAATAGGCGTGATAACCTTTGGCTGCCACACTGATGGCCATCTCGAGACGTTGTTCGTCACTGTGCAGGCGGATATCGCGATAGTCTTGTGCCCACACGGCATGCGCCGCTTTCACGTCCCCGTTGTTCACCGCTTCCGCCAGTTTGCCGATGCCGGAATCGGCCGCAAAACGATAGCTTTTACGCAGCAGACAGAGACGATCGCGCAGCGGGTGCCCCGCAGGTTGCACGTAATTTTGCAGCTCGTAACCGGTGCGCTGTTGCAATTGTCGCGCTTGTTGTGAGCTTAACCCTTGCGCGACAAACTGGCAGATATCGCCCAGTACCGCACCCGCTTCCACCGATGCCAGCTGGTCTTTATCACCGAGTAAAATCAAGCGTGCCTGCGGCGGTAAGGCGACCAGCAAACGCGCCATCATCGGTAAATCGATCATCGAGGCTTCATCGACCACCAGCACGTCAAGCGGTAGCGGATTTTGCCCGTTATGCCGAAATTCCGGTAACCCGGGGATCACGCCGAGCAAACGGTGCAAAGTACTGGCTTGTGTCGGAATACCGGCCAGCCATGCTGCATTCACCTGCCCGGCCAGCTCGGTTTTCGCTTTGGCGATCGATTCCGTCAGACGTGCCGCCGCTTTGCCGGTCGGTGCTGCCAGCCGGATCAACAACGGCTGTTCACTTTGCGCCACCAGCAGTGCCAGCAGTTTGGTCACGGTCGTCGTTTTCCCTGTGCCGGGGCCACCGGAGATCAGCGTAAAACGTCCGTCACAGGCAGTCGCTACGGCTACGGCTTGCCAATCAACGTCTGTTTGTGGCGTAAACAATTGGCGCAATTGCTGGGCCAGTTCAGGGGTATCAGCGCTCGTTGCGATTGGCAAACTGGCTTGTTGTAACCAACAGGCGACTTGCTGTTCAAAACGAAAATAGCGGCTGAGGTAAAGTCGTCCGGCAAATAAGGTCAGGGGTTGCCCCGCTTGCTCTTCAACCACCGATGGATCGCTGACCCGATGCACCAACGGGCTGCGCTCTAACAGGGTCGTCAACTCAGATACGCTGACCGCTGGTAAAGCGACCTCGGGTAACAACGCCTGCCACTGCGCCAGCCGTTCCGGCCACGTCGTCAAATCAAAACAGACATGACCCCGCCCCAGCTCTTGGCTGGTGATCGCCACCGCCAGCTGGATGCTGTCATTCGCATCCCAACGTGCCAATAGCTGCGCCAGTTGCACATCCAGATCGCGTAAGAGTCGGGCGTCCAATAATGCTTGCCACAGCGGAGTTAACACAAAAGAGGTGGTGGTCATTACATGAGCTCCCCGTTGGTTACGGCCGCTTCGCCGGCAAATAAGGCATCTAACGCGTCGATATGGGCTTTGTCCGGTTTAGTCGCATACACGCCACTGCCCGCCTCACCGTTCATGCCGCGCAAAAACAGATAACAGACACCACCGATATGCTGGTCATAGTCATAATCGGGCAGACGGCAACGCAGATAACGATGTAACGCCAACGTATAAAGCTGATATTGCACATCATAACGATGCTCAATCATGGCTTGCGCCATCGCAGCTTGCTGATAGGCCGCCGCATTATCACCAAGATAATTCGATTTATAATCGACCACGTAAAAACGGCCGTCGTGCTCAAACACCAAGTCGATAAAACCCTTCAGCATGCCCTGCACTTCATTAAATGCCAATGCCGGTGCTTGGGCGGAAAGTAGATCGCCTGCGGCCAGACAACGGTTAAGTGCGGGTGCAGAAAGCGCTGACAGCGGTAGCAAAAATTCCATCTCGCTTAAGCAATGCGCAGGGGTTAACTGTGCCAGCGACAAACCGGGGAATAGTTCACTGGTTAAGATCTGTGCCAGCCACTGTTCCAGTACCGGCAACCACGGCTCCGGCTGCCAATCGTGGCTCAGTTGCACACCTTGCAGATGCTGCACAATCCATTGCTGACGGGTGGCACCATCGGCACCAAAATCGAGATCTTCCAATAAGCTATGTAGGAACGTACCGGCATGCGCACCACGCGGGAAACTAAATACATCAAAACGCGGCGCTAACGGTTCAGTATCAGTAGTCGTCAACGGCGCAGCCGGTTTGGGTGTCGCAGAACCATGGCTGACCGTGAGTGCCGAATAGGAGGTCACCCGCCAGTTGCGCTCCAGCTGCCCGCTAAACTGCCGTGCTTGTGCCGCAGGTAATAGCGGTTTAACTTCCTGATACGGGTCAGTTGGAAAGGTTATTTCTGCTACTTCCGCCGCTAAATCATGATTATTCTGTATCTGTAGCCACTGGCGGAATCGCTGCGTAAATGCCGTATCGCTATCGTTTTTCAGCAAATAATCCAGCGCCGCCGGACGATCATCTTTCGCCTTGGTTTTGCTGTTCGGCTTCAAATCCGCCAACCCCAGCCAAGTAACAAACACACCGCGCGTTAACGCCACATACAGCAGCCGCAGATCTTCCGCCAAACGCTCTTCGGCCGCGTGATCCCACGCTGCCTCCGAACCGGACAGATCCAATCGCACGCCGCTCTCGGTGTGATAACGCGGTGTGTCGTTGCCGCGATAAGCACAGATAAACGGCAGCAACACCAACCCATATTGCAGCCCTTTCGATTTATGGATGGTGACGATCTGCACGCGCTGGCGCTCGGAATCGAGCCGCAGTTGCTGCTCGTCCGCATCACCATTCGGCTGCTGACAACGCTCCAATAACCAGCGCAGCAGCGCATGTTCACCGTTCAGCGCACTGGCGGCGGTTTGCAGCAATTCGCCCAGATGCAGCACATCGGTCAGTTGGCGCTC
This window contains:
- the recD gene encoding exodeoxyribonuclease V subunit alpha, producing MTTTSFVLTPLWQALLDARLLRDLDVQLAQLLARWDANDSIQLAVAITSQELGRGHVCFDLTTWPERLAQWQALLPEVALPAVSVSELTTLLERSPLVHRVSDPSVVEEQAGQPLTLFAGRLYLSRYFRFEQQVACWLQQASLPIATSADTPELAQQLRQLFTPQTDVDWQAVAVATACDGRFTLISGGPGTGKTTTVTKLLALLVAQSEQPLLIRLAAPTGKAAARLTESIAKAKTELAGQVNAAWLAGIPTQASTLHRLLGVIPGLPEFRHNGQNPLPLDVLVVDEASMIDLPMMARLLVALPPQARLILLGDKDQLASVEAGAVLGDICQFVAQGLSSQQARQLQQRTGYELQNYVQPAGHPLRDRLCLLRKSYRFAADSGIGKLAEAVNNGDVKAAHAVWAQDYRDIRLHSDEQRLEMAISVAAKGYHAYLALLAAPVTSDNAIDLLKAFNQIRLLCALHDGPWGINGMNQAIGQRLQAQAKLQMSGEWFAGRPVMITENDYGLNLYNGDIGIAASDGERLRVWFVLPDGKAHGFLPSRLPAHDTAWAMTVHKSQGSEFTHTLLLLPPDVNPLLTRELLYTGITRAREQLDLFATPEVLALMVRKQTERYSGLGAMLQTMSAAE